A region of Thermovibrio ammonificans HB-1 DNA encodes the following proteins:
- a CDS encoding RNA-directed DNA polymerase, translated as MINKLHKDYDILVLTLDISDFYPSINLNYCKKLVENIIEEKGGADKENLKNLNERLFKIIETWNEKVNSRGLPIGFLPSPILANLYLREFDEFINDESSALFYGRYIDDIIIILKGDKIDFNKDPLQALFSRKLKGSLKKYEDEYIFPLAQPNESEQSPKITIKINSKKQKNFFLSKGVTPSVINAIQREINEISSLRKLMPDFIDESSVLLEKVFQIYSEGEFGDNLRKVDKVRIRRLGMSILISKLREQSKYLPSNEWRNERQELYKEIKTLLLDPVNFFENIKNVLQLIQLMAWNSDKEEILCLKDEIFQLINAVNKVEIKGLMCFKDEEAKPIKTKLKSHLRRIVEHNISIAIPSDKLLDFIQAKDRYLKIKKDFIENLKMHNLELREKIFEFLINFEHRWEFLEEYFSDINITQPMPKQEPKNELFKIVFRELLDKLKVLEEDIAKENDKIKDLNKLFRFLLFPSIRIPYIYLFSIVDYKNLYNQNGKSENSRIITSENLQDLIKLILLLGKGVLLYSSPINIQEEGDVLLKIAIRKEDTKDTINVGMTNFIVEEKEVELKLKRKETRTKEKFKQLIRIINGVINCRHNIDYILFPEFALPKDWVIYVSQPLFSRKTSLISGGEYRFRNKRVINPVYSLLYSETPYMHFYILIEEEKVHYSPRESLLIKGHKYIHKEADDTPKVVYEHQDFFFSNLICYDIADINLRSKLRGKIDALFIVALNKDLDYFNAIIESAARDLHCFVVLVNSGKYGDSRIRAPYRKDYKRDIIRIKGGKNAFFIVDTIDVKSLREFHSQLYFNESSEFKPIPPGFHTSISQDRKTWNYGS; from the coding sequence ATGATAAATAAGCTACACAAAGATTATGACATTTTAGTCTTAACTCTGGATATATCCGATTTCTATCCAAGCATTAACCTAAACTATTGTAAAAAGCTAGTTGAGAACATAATAGAAGAAAAAGGTGGAGCAGATAAAGAGAATCTTAAAAATTTAAATGAAAGGTTATTCAAAATAATAGAAACATGGAATGAAAAAGTAAATTCCCGAGGACTCCCTATAGGCTTTTTACCATCACCGATACTGGCTAACCTTTACCTTAGAGAATTTGATGAATTCATTAATGATGAAAGCAGTGCTCTATTTTACGGGAGATACATAGACGATATTATCATAATATTAAAAGGGGATAAAATTGATTTTAATAAAGACCCTTTACAAGCGCTTTTCTCCAGAAAACTTAAAGGCAGCTTAAAGAAATACGAAGATGAATATATTTTTCCTCTTGCTCAACCAAATGAAAGTGAGCAAAGTCCAAAAATAACGATAAAAATTAACTCAAAAAAACAGAAAAATTTTTTCCTATCCAAAGGTGTTACTCCTTCTGTAATCAATGCTATTCAAAGAGAAATCAATGAAATTTCCAGTCTTCGTAAACTTATGCCAGATTTTATAGATGAAAGTTCTGTCCTTCTAGAAAAGGTATTTCAAATATATTCTGAAGGCGAGTTTGGCGATAATCTGAGAAAAGTAGACAAGGTTAGAATTCGTAGGCTAGGAATGTCAATCCTAATCTCTAAATTAAGGGAGCAAAGTAAGTATTTGCCCAGTAATGAGTGGAGAAATGAAAGGCAAGAACTATACAAAGAAATTAAAACACTACTATTAGACCCCGTAAATTTCTTTGAGAATATCAAAAATGTTCTGCAGCTAATACAACTTATGGCATGGAATAGTGATAAAGAAGAAATTCTTTGTTTAAAAGATGAGATATTTCAACTCATTAACGCGGTTAACAAAGTAGAGATAAAGGGACTTATGTGCTTTAAAGATGAAGAAGCAAAACCTATAAAAACCAAACTTAAATCACACTTAAGGCGGATTGTAGAACATAATATATCTATTGCCATTCCAAGCGATAAACTATTAGACTTCATTCAAGCAAAGGATAGATATCTTAAGATAAAAAAGGATTTTATTGAAAATTTAAAAATGCACAACTTGGAGTTAAGAGAGAAAATTTTTGAATTCCTAATTAACTTTGAACATAGATGGGAATTCTTAGAGGAATATTTTAGTGATATCAATATTACCCAACCTATGCCCAAGCAGGAACCTAAAAACGAGCTATTTAAAATAGTATTCAGAGAATTACTTGATAAACTTAAAGTATTAGAGGAAGACATAGCTAAAGAAAATGATAAGATAAAAGATTTAAACAAACTTTTTAGATTCCTTTTGTTTCCTTCAATACGGATACCTTATATATACCTGTTTTCTATAGTAGATTACAAAAACCTATATAATCAAAATGGCAAAAGCGAGAACTCAAGAATCATAACCTCAGAAAATTTGCAAGATTTAATAAAGTTAATTTTACTACTAGGAAAAGGTGTGCTCCTTTATAGTTCTCCTATCAATATCCAAGAAGAAGGAGATGTTTTATTGAAAATAGCTATACGCAAGGAAGATACAAAAGATACTATTAATGTTGGTATGACAAATTTTATTGTAGAAGAGAAAGAAGTAGAGCTTAAGCTAAAGAGAAAAGAAACAAGAACAAAAGAAAAATTTAAACAACTGATACGTATAATAAATGGTGTGATCAACTGCAGACATAATATTGATTATATTTTATTTCCCGAATTTGCCCTACCGAAGGATTGGGTAATCTATGTTTCACAACCTCTTTTTTCCAGAAAGACATCTTTAATAAGTGGGGGTGAATATAGATTTAGGAATAAAAGAGTAATAAATCCAGTCTATAGTTTATTATACTCCGAAACGCCCTATATGCACTTTTATATTTTAATTGAAGAAGAAAAAGTGCACTATTCTCCGAGGGAATCTCTTCTTATTAAAGGTCATAAATATATACACAAAGAGGCAGATGATACTCCAAAAGTCGTCTATGAACACCAAGACTTCTTTTTCTCTAATCTTATCTGCTACGACATTGCAGATATAAACTTAAGAAGCAAGCTTAGAGGAAAGATAGATGCATTGTTTATAGTAGCTCTAAATAAGGATTTGGATTATTTTAATGCAATTATTGAGTCTGCCGCGCGCGACCTTCATTGTTTTGTAGTTTTAGTGAATTCTGGCAAGTATGGAGATTCTAGAATAAGAGCTCCTTACAGAAAAGACTATAAAAGAGATATTATTAGAATAAAAGGTGGCAAAAACGCATTTTTCATAGTAGATACAATCGATGTAAAATCTTTGCGTGAATTCCACTCTCAACTTTATTTTAACGAAAGTTCTGAGTTTAAGCCTATCCCTCCCGGATTTCATACATCTATAAGTCAAGATAGAAAAACTTGGAATTATGGTAGTTAA